Proteins found in one Magnolia sinica isolate HGM2019 chromosome 5, MsV1, whole genome shotgun sequence genomic segment:
- the LOC131245710 gene encoding uncharacterized protein LOC131245710 isoform X1 → MLLSSLANVSLSLSLSLSLSLIKTGRLSSFHAPSSRDCNGPFHYFIPVAVERGMDVSKYAQSPVHQAIATRDYAALRRILAALPKLRDPTEIQTEAASLAEEEKADAISAVIDRRDVPNRETPLHLAVKLGDATAIEMLMAAGANWSLQNEQGWSALQEAICLREEAIAKIIVRHYQPLAWAKWCRRLPRVIATMQRMRDFYMEITFNFESSVIPFISRIAPSDTYKIWKRGSNLRADMTLAGFDGFRIQRSDQSILFLGDGSEDGKVPPGSLCMVSHKEKEVMNALDGAGSQATEAEIQQEVAAMSQTNIFRPGIDVTQSVLLPQLTWRRQERTEMVGPWKAKVYDMHHVVVSVKSRRVPGAITDEDLFLSPNENDTESEEYGDLLTDEERRQLEVALKMESSDSADDSLSDGFVGPRHSCYQQRDIPIEAARVCSNGEVKQEKKGWFGNWGRRASKHEAQMKIAPPRSSLCVDEKVSNLLGESPNEFQGQPGRHSVEVSIMGEDHPRARDKDLRKPATSSETRQRRKDTSRESEYKKGLRPILWLSPNFPLQTEELLPLLDIIANKVKAIRRLRELLTTKLPPGTFPVKVAIPIVPTIRVLVTFTKFEELQPSDDEFCTPPSSPGNPRFTGRESPAPQSSSSWLQWIKAPYRPGSSMISGPSPSSRVEDIQDPFVIPPDYTWITVEEKRKKMQEKNGSKKGRGPNR, encoded by the exons ATGCTCCTTTCCTCTTTGGccaacgtctctctctctctctctctctctctctctctctctcttattaaaACAGGCCGTCTGAGCTCCTTTCATGCACCTTCCAGCAGAGATTGCAATGGCCCATTTCATTATTTTATCCCAGTTGCAGTAGAgagag GCATGGATGTTTCAAAATATGCTCAGAGTCCTGTGCATCAAGCGATTGCTACCCGGGATTATGCAGCTCTCCGGCGCATACTCGCCGCTCTTCCGAAGCTCCGTGACCCGACTGAGATACAAACAGAGGCTGCTTCGTTGGCTGAGGAAGAGAAGGCGGATGCAATCTCTGCTGTTATTGATCGTCGGGATGTCCCCAACCGAGAGACCCCTCTCCATCTTGCCGTCAAACTCGGGGACGCGACTGCAATTGAGATGCTGATGGCTGCAGGGGCGAACTGGAGCTTGCAGAATGAGCAGGGCTGGAGCGCTCTCCAGGAAGCAATTTGCCTGAGGGAAGAAGCAATTGCCAAGATAATAGTCAGGCATTACCAGCCGCTGGCATGGGCAAAATGGTGTAGGCGGCTGCCTCGAGTGATTGCAACGATGCAGAGGAtgagagatttttacatggagatTACATTCAATTTCGAGAGCTCTGTGATCCCTTTCATTTCGAGGATTGCACCCTCAGACACCTACAAGATTTGGAAGAGGGGGTCGAATTTGAGAGCAGACATGACTTTGGCTGGTTTTGACGGTTTCAGGATTCAGCGATCGGATCAGAGTATTTTGTTTCTTGGGGATGGGTCAGAGGACGGGAAGGTGCCACCTGGGTCCCTCTGCATGGTTTCACATAAGGAAAAGGAGGTGATGAATGCATTAGACGGTGCTGGTTCTCAGGCCACTGAAGCCGAGATCCAACAGGAAGTTGCTGCAATGTCCCAGACTAATATTTTCAGGCCTGGGATTGATGTAACACAGTCAGTGCTCTTGCCACAGTTAACATGGAGAAGGCAGGAGAGGACAGAGATGGTTGGACCATGGAAAGCCAAGGTTTATGACATGCACCATGTGGTTGTGAGTGTCAAGTCCAGGCGGGTCCCTGGAGCCATAACGGATGAAGATTTATTCTTGTCCCCGAATGAGAATGATACTGAGAGCGAGGAGTACGGGGACCTCTTGACGGATGAAGAACGGAGGCAATTGGAGGTTGCCCTCAAAATGGAATCTTCGGACTCAGCCGACGACAGTCTCTCTGATGGCTTTGTTGGGCCCCGACACAGCTGCTATCAACAAAGGGATATCCCTATTGAAGCGGCGCGTGTTTGCAGCAATGGCGAGGTGAAGCAGGAGAAAAAGGGGTGGTTTGGCAACTGGGGGCGGCGGGCTTccaaacatgaagcacaaatgaaGATTGCCCCACCAAGAAGTTCTCTTTGTGTTGATGAGAAGGTAAGCAATCTCCTTGGGGAATCTCCTAATGAATTCCAGGGCCAACCGGGAAGGCATTCTGTGGAAGTTTCCATTATGGGAGAGGATCACCCAAGGGCAAGGGATAAAGATTTGAGAAAGCCTGCTACGAGCTCTGAAACCAGACAGAGGCGCAAGGACACTAGCCGTGAGAGTGAGTACAAGAAAGGATTGAGGCCTATTCTATGGCTCTCACCTAACTTCCCTCTTCAGACTGAGGAACTTCTGCCATTGCTTGACATTATAGCAAACAAGGTCAAGGCAATACGCCGTTTAAGGGAACTACTTACGACAAAGCTTCCTCCAGGAACATTTCCAGTTAAG GTTGCTATTCCGATAGTTCCTACTATCAGAGTGCTGGTTACATTCACAAAGTTCGAAGAGCTACAGCCATCAGATGATGAGTTCTGCACACCTCCATCAAGCCCGGGCAACCCCCGTTTCACAGGCCGTGAAAGCCCAGCCCCACAGTCCTCTAGTTCATGGCTTCAGTGGATAAAGGCCCCTTACCGCCCTGGCTCCTCCATGATATCAGGCCCCAGCCCCAGCAGCCGGGTGGAAGATATTCAAGACCCATTTGTGATACCTCCAGATTATACTTGGATAACAGTcgaagagaagaggaagaagatgcaaGAGAAGAATGGATCGAAGAAGGGAAGAGGTCCAAACCgttga
- the LOC131245710 gene encoding uncharacterized protein LOC131245710 isoform X2 — translation MDVSKYAQSPVHQAIATRDYAALRRILAALPKLRDPTEIQTEAASLAEEEKADAISAVIDRRDVPNRETPLHLAVKLGDATAIEMLMAAGANWSLQNEQGWSALQEAICLREEAIAKIIVRHYQPLAWAKWCRRLPRVIATMQRMRDFYMEITFNFESSVIPFISRIAPSDTYKIWKRGSNLRADMTLAGFDGFRIQRSDQSILFLGDGSEDGKVPPGSLCMVSHKEKEVMNALDGAGSQATEAEIQQEVAAMSQTNIFRPGIDVTQSVLLPQLTWRRQERTEMVGPWKAKVYDMHHVVVSVKSRRVPGAITDEDLFLSPNENDTESEEYGDLLTDEERRQLEVALKMESSDSADDSLSDGFVGPRHSCYQQRDIPIEAARVCSNGEVKQEKKGWFGNWGRRASKHEAQMKIAPPRSSLCVDEKVSNLLGESPNEFQGQPGRHSVEVSIMGEDHPRARDKDLRKPATSSETRQRRKDTSRESEYKKGLRPILWLSPNFPLQTEELLPLLDIIANKVKAIRRLRELLTTKLPPGTFPVKVAIPIVPTIRVLVTFTKFEELQPSDDEFCTPPSSPGNPRFTGRESPAPQSSSSWLQWIKAPYRPGSSMISGPSPSSRVEDIQDPFVIPPDYTWITVEEKRKKMQEKNGSKKGRGPNR, via the exons ATGGATGTTTCAAAATATGCTCAGAGTCCTGTGCATCAAGCGATTGCTACCCGGGATTATGCAGCTCTCCGGCGCATACTCGCCGCTCTTCCGAAGCTCCGTGACCCGACTGAGATACAAACAGAGGCTGCTTCGTTGGCTGAGGAAGAGAAGGCGGATGCAATCTCTGCTGTTATTGATCGTCGGGATGTCCCCAACCGAGAGACCCCTCTCCATCTTGCCGTCAAACTCGGGGACGCGACTGCAATTGAGATGCTGATGGCTGCAGGGGCGAACTGGAGCTTGCAGAATGAGCAGGGCTGGAGCGCTCTCCAGGAAGCAATTTGCCTGAGGGAAGAAGCAATTGCCAAGATAATAGTCAGGCATTACCAGCCGCTGGCATGGGCAAAATGGTGTAGGCGGCTGCCTCGAGTGATTGCAACGATGCAGAGGAtgagagatttttacatggagatTACATTCAATTTCGAGAGCTCTGTGATCCCTTTCATTTCGAGGATTGCACCCTCAGACACCTACAAGATTTGGAAGAGGGGGTCGAATTTGAGAGCAGACATGACTTTGGCTGGTTTTGACGGTTTCAGGATTCAGCGATCGGATCAGAGTATTTTGTTTCTTGGGGATGGGTCAGAGGACGGGAAGGTGCCACCTGGGTCCCTCTGCATGGTTTCACATAAGGAAAAGGAGGTGATGAATGCATTAGACGGTGCTGGTTCTCAGGCCACTGAAGCCGAGATCCAACAGGAAGTTGCTGCAATGTCCCAGACTAATATTTTCAGGCCTGGGATTGATGTAACACAGTCAGTGCTCTTGCCACAGTTAACATGGAGAAGGCAGGAGAGGACAGAGATGGTTGGACCATGGAAAGCCAAGGTTTATGACATGCACCATGTGGTTGTGAGTGTCAAGTCCAGGCGGGTCCCTGGAGCCATAACGGATGAAGATTTATTCTTGTCCCCGAATGAGAATGATACTGAGAGCGAGGAGTACGGGGACCTCTTGACGGATGAAGAACGGAGGCAATTGGAGGTTGCCCTCAAAATGGAATCTTCGGACTCAGCCGACGACAGTCTCTCTGATGGCTTTGTTGGGCCCCGACACAGCTGCTATCAACAAAGGGATATCCCTATTGAAGCGGCGCGTGTTTGCAGCAATGGCGAGGTGAAGCAGGAGAAAAAGGGGTGGTTTGGCAACTGGGGGCGGCGGGCTTccaaacatgaagcacaaatgaaGATTGCCCCACCAAGAAGTTCTCTTTGTGTTGATGAGAAGGTAAGCAATCTCCTTGGGGAATCTCCTAATGAATTCCAGGGCCAACCGGGAAGGCATTCTGTGGAAGTTTCCATTATGGGAGAGGATCACCCAAGGGCAAGGGATAAAGATTTGAGAAAGCCTGCTACGAGCTCTGAAACCAGACAGAGGCGCAAGGACACTAGCCGTGAGAGTGAGTACAAGAAAGGATTGAGGCCTATTCTATGGCTCTCACCTAACTTCCCTCTTCAGACTGAGGAACTTCTGCCATTGCTTGACATTATAGCAAACAAGGTCAAGGCAATACGCCGTTTAAGGGAACTACTTACGACAAAGCTTCCTCCAGGAACATTTCCAGTTAAG GTTGCTATTCCGATAGTTCCTACTATCAGAGTGCTGGTTACATTCACAAAGTTCGAAGAGCTACAGCCATCAGATGATGAGTTCTGCACACCTCCATCAAGCCCGGGCAACCCCCGTTTCACAGGCCGTGAAAGCCCAGCCCCACAGTCCTCTAGTTCATGGCTTCAGTGGATAAAGGCCCCTTACCGCCCTGGCTCCTCCATGATATCAGGCCCCAGCCCCAGCAGCCGGGTGGAAGATATTCAAGACCCATTTGTGATACCTCCAGATTATACTTGGATAACAGTcgaagagaagaggaagaagatgcaaGAGAAGAATGGATCGAAGAAGGGAAGAGGTCCAAACCgttga